From the genome of Halorussus caseinilyticus, one region includes:
- a CDS encoding sulfite exporter TauE/SafE family protein: MLVPLHGHGGPLPTGNLDAAVFLAVGFLGSAHCIGMCGPLVSVYADRLRMQEGQADGKQTLTLRQVRQHVLFNLGRTAGYAAVGALLAFVGAVTVGALDAVLAVGNGVQATTALLAGAFIAVTGVSYVGGSASHPSLPVSGSLPVVGGAFRRVSGFLTRRVDAFVGDARIAGLGVVHALLPCPITYPAYVYAFALADPVRGAFLLALVGVGTFPTLLVYGTVFGSLSVNRRAHQVLGVAFVVLGYLMVAHGLDLLGVAVPRVKLPLPAPEYGALG, translated from the coding sequence ATGCTCGTCCCCCTCCACGGCCACGGCGGACCGCTCCCGACCGGCAACCTCGACGCCGCGGTCTTTCTGGCGGTCGGGTTCCTCGGGAGCGCGCACTGCATCGGGATGTGTGGACCCCTCGTGAGCGTCTACGCCGACCGACTCCGGATGCAGGAGGGGCAGGCCGACGGCAAGCAGACCCTCACGCTCCGGCAGGTTCGCCAGCACGTCCTGTTCAACCTCGGGCGGACCGCCGGGTACGCCGCGGTCGGGGCGCTTCTGGCGTTCGTCGGCGCGGTCACGGTCGGCGCGCTGGACGCGGTTCTCGCGGTCGGAAACGGCGTGCAGGCGACGACGGCGCTCCTCGCCGGGGCGTTCATCGCGGTCACGGGCGTCTCGTACGTCGGCGGGTCGGCGTCTCACCCGTCGCTCCCGGTGTCCGGGTCGCTCCCCGTGGTCGGCGGCGCGTTTCGGCGGGTCAGCGGGTTCCTGACCCGTCGAGTGGACGCCTTCGTGGGTGACGCCCGCATCGCGGGTCTCGGGGTCGTTCACGCCCTGCTCCCCTGTCCCATCACGTACCCGGCGTACGTCTACGCCTTCGCGCTCGCCGACCCCGTGCGCGGGGCCTTCCTGCTCGCGCTGGTCGGGGTCGGCACGTTCCCGACTCTGCTGGTGTACGGCACCGTCTTCGGGTCGCTGTCGGTCAACCGGCGCGCCCATCAGGTTCTCGGAGTCGCGTTCGTCGTGCTGGGCTACCTGATGGTCGCACACGGACTCGACCTGCTCGGAGTCGCGGTACCGCGCGTGAAACTGCCGCTTCCGGCACCCGAGTACGGGGCACTGGGGTAG
- a CDS encoding b(o/a)3-type cytochrome-c oxidase subunit 1: MATFVDRYPEEASVVKASLVVSFVALGIGALFGLVQALHRTGYFRVIDSVDYYTVLTGHGVLLALVFTIFFLVGLFTWAVVQSLERPLPDIRLTWAWFGLTTTGAVFVAVAILAGFVPSIDMSADVLYTFYAPLQAHPLFYVGLAMFIVGTWLAGADWFLAYRDWRGDNPDERIPLQTFMVLTTMLMWYLSTIGVAVSTVFFLIPWSFGIVETVNPLLTRTLFWFFGHPVVYFWLMPAYLMWYTVMPKLAGGRLFSDPLARVVFVLFLLLSTPVGIHHQYLDPGIAEGFKFIAMTNTMFLLLPSLLTAFTVVASVEHGARQRGGEGYIKWLGALPWRDPAFTGMALAGALFAAGGFSGMINAGMNINYLIHNTLWVPGHFHLTVGTAVALTMMAGSYWLVPQLTGKRLYSRPIGLLQVVLWFVGMVFMSNAMHRAGLVGIPRRTAEPQYQSFDFSAVIGTVGELRAQIALGGFLLFVSVVLFLFNLLLSAFEEPIENPVDDSLPAPLSGASGSPVVLDNLRLWTAIAIVLVILAYTLPLASIVGDAGLFGNVPGVPVWVSANAEVTIEALTEVIA, encoded by the coding sequence ATGGCGACGTTCGTAGACCGGTACCCCGAGGAAGCCTCGGTCGTCAAAGCCAGCCTCGTCGTCTCGTTCGTCGCGCTCGGTATCGGGGCCTTGTTCGGTCTGGTGCAGGCGCTCCACCGGACGGGCTACTTCCGGGTCATCGACTCGGTGGACTACTACACCGTCCTGACGGGCCACGGGGTCCTGCTCGCGCTGGTGTTCACCATCTTCTTCCTCGTGGGACTGTTCACGTGGGCGGTCGTCCAGAGTCTGGAACGACCGCTCCCCGACATCAGATTGACGTGGGCGTGGTTCGGCCTGACGACGACCGGCGCGGTGTTCGTGGCGGTCGCAATCCTCGCCGGGTTCGTCCCGAGCATCGACATGAGCGCGGACGTGTTGTACACGTTCTACGCGCCGTTGCAGGCCCACCCACTGTTCTACGTCGGACTGGCGATGTTCATCGTCGGGACGTGGCTGGCGGGGGCCGACTGGTTCCTCGCGTATCGCGACTGGCGCGGTGACAACCCCGACGAGCGCATCCCCCTCCAGACGTTCATGGTGCTGACGACCATGCTGATGTGGTACCTCTCGACCATCGGGGTCGCCGTCTCGACGGTGTTCTTCCTCATCCCGTGGTCGTTCGGCATCGTCGAGACCGTGAATCCGCTTCTCACGCGGACGCTGTTCTGGTTCTTCGGCCACCCCGTGGTGTACTTCTGGCTGATGCCCGCGTACCTGATGTGGTACACCGTGATGCCGAAACTCGCGGGCGGACGCCTGTTCAGCGACCCCCTCGCGCGGGTCGTGTTCGTGCTGTTCCTCCTGCTCTCGACGCCGGTCGGCATCCACCACCAGTATCTGGACCCCGGCATCGCGGAGGGCTTCAAGTTCATCGCCATGACGAACACGATGTTCCTCCTGCTCCCGAGTCTGCTGACCGCGTTCACCGTGGTCGCCAGCGTCGAACACGGCGCGAGACAGCGCGGCGGCGAGGGGTACATCAAGTGGCTCGGCGCGCTCCCGTGGCGCGACCCCGCCTTCACCGGGATGGCGCTCGCAGGCGCGCTGTTCGCGGCTGGCGGGTTCTCCGGCATGATTAACGCCGGGATGAACATCAACTACCTCATCCACAACACGCTGTGGGTGCCCGGACACTTCCACCTGACCGTCGGCACCGCAGTCGCGCTGACGATGATGGCCGGGTCCTACTGGCTGGTCCCGCAGTTGACCGGTAAGCGCCTCTACAGCCGACCTATCGGTCTCCTACAGGTCGTCCTCTGGTTCGTCGGCATGGTGTTCATGTCGAACGCGATGCACCGGGCCGGACTCGTCGGCATCCCGCGCCGGACCGCCGAACCCCAGTACCAGAGCTTCGACTTCTCGGCGGTCATCGGCACGGTCGGGGAACTCCGGGCGCAAATCGCGCTCGGCGGGTTCCTGCTGTTCGTCTCGGTCGTGCTGTTCCTGTTCAACCTCCTGCTGTCGGCGTTCGAGGAACCCATCGAGAACCCGGTTGACGACAGCCTTCCCGCGCCGCTGTCGGGAGCGAGCGGTAGCCCCGTGGTCCTCGACAACCTCCGGCTCTGGACCGCCATCGCAATCGTGCTGGTGATTCTGGCCTACACGCTCCCGCTGGCCAGCATCGTGGGCGACGCCGGACTGTTCGGCAACGTGCCGGGCGTGCCGGTGTGGGTGTCGGCGAACGCCGAAGTCACAATCGAGGCGCTAACGGAGGTGATAGCATGA
- a CDS encoding heavy metal translocating P-type ATPase — protein sequence MSETASLSDDGNGDECTLCGLPTGDSPVTAEDVSGGVSAGSGGASAEEVPGAYCCRGCLEIARTLDDAEAADPDEVRAERGTDAGVEDAPDDADHTYLSVEGMHCATCETFVESAAADAEGVHGAEASYATDMLRVAHDEGTELDALGRRLDRYGYGVADPGESGADDDRADTQIVRFLLGGGIFGMMVMVWYALFLYPTYLGYDPLVDLGGFDGLYLFGNVWLMSSIVLFYTGFPILRGAVVSLRAGQPNMDLLVSLAAASSYLYSSVAVLVGRTHVYFDVTVAIVLVVTLGNYYEDRIKRRAASGLSELTSARVSEATRVTGGSSGIGGRDHESVPVADLAPGERVLVRPGERVPVDGEVAEGTAAVDESLVTGESLPETRRPGDSILGGTVVTDEPLVVEVGADAESTLDRLVNLLWSIQSSRSGVQRLADKLATLFVPTVLVLAAGATGWHLLGGAPVADALLAGLTVLIVSCPCALGLATPLAVASGIREAADRGVVVASDAVFESAPETDVVVLDKTGTLTDGRMAVRDVVVDESAGNESVGDESVAGESADSVPESADADDVLARAAALERYSAHPIAEAVVAASGGSGGASGTVTADGGVTEGRTVTATAETTDTAAEADDIEAATATADRTATTANATEADTDETANRTVETATATAAGSVETHDRGVTGEVAGASVAVGHPDLLAQRGLSLSSSLRRAADDARAEGHVPVAVGWDGRARGVVVVGDRPRSGWQEAVADLAEGRDVVVLTGDDERAAEQFRADPNVSEVFAGVPPEAKAETVTRLQSRGTVAMVGDGSNDAPALAAADIGVALGSGTDLAGDAADAVVVDGGLDAVASVFDVARGTNRRIRHNLGWAFLYNAVAVPLAVLGLLNPLFAAVAMGTSSLVVVANSSRSLE from the coding sequence ATGAGCGAGACCGCATCTCTTTCTGACGACGGAAACGGCGACGAGTGTACGCTCTGTGGCCTGCCGACCGGCGACTCGCCGGTGACGGCCGAGGACGTTTCCGGTGGCGTGTCTGCCGGCTCCGGCGGCGCGTCCGCCGAGGAGGTCCCCGGCGCGTACTGCTGTCGGGGATGTCTCGAAATCGCCCGGACCTTAGACGACGCGGAAGCGGCCGACCCCGACGAGGTGCGGGCCGAGCGCGGGACCGACGCTGGCGTCGAGGACGCGCCCGACGACGCAGACCACACGTACCTCTCGGTCGAGGGGATGCACTGTGCGACCTGCGAGACGTTCGTCGAGTCGGCGGCGGCCGACGCCGAGGGCGTCCACGGCGCGGAGGCGAGTTACGCCACCGACATGCTCCGGGTCGCCCACGACGAAGGGACCGAACTCGACGCCCTCGGGCGGCGACTCGACCGCTACGGTTACGGCGTCGCCGACCCCGGCGAGAGCGGGGCCGACGACGACAGGGCCGACACCCAAATCGTCCGGTTCCTGCTCGGCGGCGGCATCTTCGGCATGATGGTGATGGTGTGGTACGCGCTGTTTCTCTACCCCACCTACCTCGGCTACGACCCGCTGGTCGATTTGGGGGGCTTCGACGGACTCTACCTGTTCGGTAACGTCTGGTTGATGTCCTCCATCGTGTTGTTTTACACCGGATTCCCGATTCTCCGCGGGGCGGTGGTCAGCCTCCGGGCGGGCCAACCCAACATGGACCTGCTGGTGTCGCTCGCGGCGGCGAGCTCCTACCTCTACAGTTCGGTTGCGGTCCTCGTGGGCCGGACCCACGTCTACTTCGACGTGACCGTCGCCATCGTGCTGGTCGTCACGTTGGGCAACTACTACGAGGACCGAATCAAGCGCCGGGCCGCCAGCGGTCTCTCGGAGCTGACCAGCGCGCGAGTCAGCGAGGCGACCCGCGTGACCGGCGGCAGTAGCGGAATCGGCGGGCGAGACCACGAGTCGGTCCCCGTCGCGGACCTCGCGCCGGGCGAGCGCGTGCTGGTCCGGCCGGGCGAGCGCGTGCCCGTGGACGGCGAAGTCGCGGAGGGGACCGCCGCGGTGGACGAATCGCTCGTGACCGGCGAGTCGCTCCCCGAGACCCGTCGGCCGGGCGATTCGATTCTCGGGGGGACCGTCGTCACCGACGAACCCCTCGTGGTCGAGGTGGGTGCGGACGCCGAGAGTACGCTCGACAGACTGGTGAACCTGCTCTGGTCGATTCAGAGTTCTCGGTCGGGCGTCCAGCGCCTCGCCGACAAACTGGCGACCCTGTTCGTGCCGACGGTCCTCGTCCTCGCGGCGGGCGCGACCGGGTGGCACCTCCTCGGGGGCGCGCCCGTCGCCGACGCGCTGTTGGCGGGCCTGACGGTCCTCATCGTCTCGTGTCCCTGCGCGCTCGGACTCGCCACGCCGCTGGCGGTTGCCTCGGGCATCCGAGAGGCGGCCGACCGCGGCGTCGTGGTTGCTTCCGACGCCGTGTTCGAGTCCGCGCCGGAGACCGACGTGGTGGTCCTCGACAAGACCGGGACGCTGACCGACGGCCGGATGGCGGTCCGCGACGTTGTGGTGGACGAGTCGGCCGGGAACGAGTCGGTGGGAGACGAGTCAGTCGCGGGCGAGTCGGCCGATTCGGTGCCCGAATCGGCCGACGCCGACGACGTGTTGGCCCGCGCCGCGGCGCTCGAACGCTACTCGGCCCACCCGATTGCGGAGGCGGTCGTCGCGGCGTCCGGTGGTTCCGGCGGTGCGTCCGGAACTGTGACCGCCGACGGCGGTGTGACCGAGGGTCGCACTGTGACGGCGACTGCCGAGACCACGGATACCGCCGCTGAAGCCGACGACATTGAGGCCGCGACAGCGACCGCAGACCGCACCGCGACGACAGCAAACGCCACTGAAGCCGACACCGATGAAACTGCAAACCGCACCGTAGAGACCGCAACCGCGACCGCCGCCGGGTCGGTCGAGACCCACGACCGAGGCGTGACCGGCGAGGTGGCGGGCGCGTCGGTCGCGGTCGGCCACCCCGACCTGCTGGCACAGCGGGGACTCTCGCTGTCCTCGTCCCTCCGTCGCGCGGCCGACGACGCCCGCGCCGAGGGTCACGTCCCGGTCGCAGTCGGGTGGGACGGCCGGGCGCGGGGCGTCGTGGTCGTCGGCGACAGGCCGCGGTCGGGGTGGCAGGAGGCGGTCGCAGACCTCGCGGAGGGCCGCGACGTGGTGGTCCTCACCGGCGACGACGAGCGCGCGGCCGAGCAGTTCCGCGCGGACCCCAACGTTTCGGAGGTGTTCGCTGGGGTGCCGCCCGAGGCCAAGGCCGAGACCGTAACGCGCCTGCAATCGCGGGGAACCGTGGCGATGGTCGGCGACGGGTCCAACGACGCCCCCGCGCTGGCCGCCGCGGACATCGGGGTGGCGCTCGGAAGCGGCACCGACCTCGCGGGCGACGCCGCCGACGCCGTGGTCGTTGACGGCGGCTTAGACGCCGTGGCGTCGGTGTTCGACGTAGCCCGCGGGACCAACCGGCGCATCCGCCACAACCTCGGGTGGGCGTTCCTCTACAACGCCGTGGCCGTCCCGCTGGCGGTGTTGGGCCTGCTGAATCCCCTCTTCGCCGCGGTCGCGATGGGCACCAGCAGTCTGGTCGTGGTCGCCAACTCCTCGCGGTCGCTGGAGTGA
- a CDS encoding DUF7546 family protein, with protein MSANASPKSDAASESDAAPDSTPSLGTAARAARAFVALTVGEALVVLTYLAVADAGVLSVRHLAYPFVWTNAAVLAVAYARIPRPSDRWTYGALAVGAGYFAVLCAAGGLAAAGHGAGLGSVSVVGAVPGWGPLVVVSGGAVHLTLVPFKLVGYAGLATLAYAALARASRGLLGGALGLVTCVSCTGSVLAALFAGVGGSSAAISAATARSYDLSTAVFLLAVGAMWVGLRR; from the coding sequence ATGTCGGCCAACGCCTCCCCGAAGTCGGACGCGGCGTCGGAGTCCGACGCCGCGCCGGATTCGACCCCCTCGCTCGGCACCGCGGCGCGGGCGGCCCGCGCCTTCGTCGCGCTCACGGTCGGGGAGGCGTTGGTCGTCCTCACCTACCTCGCGGTGGCCGACGCGGGCGTCCTGTCGGTCCGGCACCTCGCGTACCCCTTCGTCTGGACCAACGCCGCGGTTCTCGCGGTGGCCTACGCCCGAATCCCGCGGCCGAGCGACCGATGGACCTACGGCGCGCTCGCGGTCGGCGCGGGCTACTTCGCGGTCCTCTGTGCGGCGGGCGGACTCGCCGCGGCGGGCCACGGCGCGGGTCTCGGGTCGGTGTCGGTCGTCGGGGCGGTCCCCGGGTGGGGACCGCTGGTGGTCGTCTCGGGCGGCGCGGTCCACCTCACGCTCGTCCCGTTCAAACTGGTCGGCTACGCAGGGCTGGCGACCCTCGCGTACGCCGCGCTCGCGCGAGCGAGTCGGGGCCTGCTCGGGGGTGCGCTCGGTCTCGTGACCTGCGTGAGTTGCACCGGGTCGGTGCTGGCCGCCCTCTTCGCTGGCGTCGGCGGGTCGTCGGCCGCGATTTCGGCGGCGACCGCTCGCTCGTACGACCTCTCGACGGCGGTGTTCCTGCTCGCGGTCGGAGCGATGTGGGTCGGTCTCCGGCGGTAG
- a CDS encoding cytochrome c oxidase subunit II has product MEIHDYEKFWLGAALLLIVGFIATVSYGAVGAGVEMIDDDGGTVDPQALGDHPKFGDPGVYQSGPNEYDVYVVAQQFAFRPGTAEPIRVPAHSTVTFHVTSADVIHGFEVVGTNANTMAIPGQVATFTVEVDGPKTYGLLCNEYCGSAHHAMEGSMEVVPEDEFNATGGA; this is encoded by the coding sequence ATGGAGATACACGACTACGAGAAGTTCTGGCTCGGCGCGGCACTGCTACTCATCGTCGGCTTCATCGCCACCGTCTCGTACGGGGCGGTCGGAGCTGGCGTCGAGATGATAGACGACGACGGCGGCACCGTGGACCCCCAAGCGCTCGGCGACCATCCCAAGTTCGGCGACCCCGGCGTCTACCAGTCGGGACCGAACGAGTACGACGTGTACGTCGTCGCCCAGCAGTTCGCGTTCCGGCCGGGCACCGCCGAACCGATTCGGGTCCCGGCCCACAGCACGGTGACGTTCCACGTCACCTCCGCCGACGTGATTCACGGCTTCGAGGTGGTGGGCACCAACGCCAACACGATGGCGATTCCGGGACAGGTCGCTACGTTCACCGTCGAGGTGGACGGCCCGAAGACGTACGGCCTGCTCTGCAACGAGTACTGCGGGTCGGCCCACCACGCGATGGAGGGGTCGATGGAAGTCGTCCCGGAAGACGAGTTCAACGCGACGGGGGGTGCCTGA
- a CDS encoding CbaC protein translates to MNISRAGLLVLVAFSIPVAVELRVLFGFFGVDLPLAAVVVFEAVFLLAIAVVYNLGAEPKSATKH, encoded by the coding sequence ATGAACATCTCGCGCGCCGGTCTGCTCGTGTTGGTGGCGTTCAGCATCCCGGTCGCCGTCGAACTACGGGTGCTGTTCGGCTTCTTCGGCGTCGATTTGCCGCTGGCGGCGGTCGTCGTCTTCGAGGCCGTCTTCCTGCTCGCCATCGCGGTGGTCTACAACCTCGGCGCGGAACCGAAGTCGGCGACCAAGCACTGA